Proteins co-encoded in one Quercus robur chromosome 8, dhQueRobu3.1, whole genome shotgun sequence genomic window:
- the LOC126697758 gene encoding pentatricopeptide repeat-containing protein At3g56030, mitochondrial-like, with protein sequence MSLFRKLPHKPHNSLSILSITNRFFKTLNPEPFPDVPTSAYYDDLVISAGRDRDFDTLRHLLNKRVKDGCFNTTNTFKFITNNDVPALSVLLDELTTNTLARLDKGFARKSAYDSLVARLCKLNQIDGALRVIETMASGEYGLNACTFHPVLNVLTKKKEMERAWRVVEMMREFQIPPDLTAYNYFLMAYCFNGDVNSAADLLTKMVQDGVSADTRTYDALVLGACKAGKVEGALVILRSMVDDGVPMLLSTHMYVIRALLGMGYNAQAVKFVRCFAGKDTWLDKNNFGCLASRFIELQRFDEAKLVVEEMKKRDLEMGEKLKDFYQINCKDQNFKINK encoded by the coding sequence ATGTCACTTTTCCGAAAACTCCCACACAAACCCCATAATTCCCTCTCTATCCTCTCCATCACCAACCGATTCTTCAAAACCTTAAACCCTGAGCCATTTCCTGATGTACCCACATCGGCCTATTACGACGACCTCGTCATCTCCGCTGGCCGTGACAGAGACTTCGACACGCTCCGCCACCTCCTCAACAAGCGCGTGAAGGACGGTTGCTTCAACACCACCAACACCTTCAAGTTCATCACCAACAATGACGTGCCCGCTCTGTCCGTACTGCTCGACGAGCTCACAACAAACACACTCGCTCGCCTCGACAAGGGTTTCGCGCGGAAGAGCGCGTACGATTCACTCGTCGCGCGTCTTTGCAAGCTGAATCAGATCGACGGGGCGCTGCGCGTGATCGAGACGATGGCGAGTGGGGAGTACGGTTTGAACGCGTGTACTTTTCACCCCGTTCTCAACGTTCTGACGAAGAAGAAGGAAATGGAACGCGCGTGGCGCGTGGTGGAGATGATGAGAGAGTTTCAGATCCCGCCAGATCTGACGGCTTATAATTACTTTCTGATGGCTTATTGTTTCAACGGCGATGTGAATTCGGCGGCTGATTTGCTGACTAAAATGGTTCAGGATGGAGTTAGTGCGGACACGCGCACGTACGACGCGCTGGTTTTGGGCGCGTGTAAGGCGGGAAAGGTTGAAGGGGCTTTGGTGATACTGAGAAGCATGGTTGATGATGGAGTGCCGATGCTATTGTCTACACACATGTATGTGATAAGAGCTCTGTTGGGTATGGGCTATAATGCACAGGCTGTGAAGTTTGTGAGATGTTTTGCTGGAAAGGACACGTGGCTTGACAAGAATAACTTTGGGTGTTTGGCTAGCAGGTTCATCGAGTTGCAGAGGTTTGATGAGGCTAAGTTGGTGGTGGAGGAAATGAAGAAAAGGGATTTGGAGATGGGTGAAAAATTGAAGGATTTTTACCAAATTAATTGTAaagatcaaaattttaaaataaataaataa